Proteins from a genomic interval of Ralstonia wenshanensis:
- the lepB gene encoding signal peptidase I, which produces MKLLANGLRAARDNKRFLVGMSLLFAFRACIADWAVVPSGSMNPTLIEGDYILMNRLAYGVRVPATTVWLKRGSEPQRGDVVVFSSPEDGTKLVKRLIGLPGDVVEMRGEALYINHQRTAYAPLPDVAPGTLLQATATLPHELWSEALPGREHTVMVLPEVRALRSFGPITVPQDHYLMLGDNRDNSRDSRYFGLVPRKNLIARASHVALSFDPDHWYMPRLGRIGKPLD; this is translated from the coding sequence ATGAAGCTTCTGGCAAACGGGCTGCGAGCAGCGCGCGACAACAAGCGGTTCCTGGTTGGCATGTCGTTGCTCTTTGCCTTCCGTGCCTGCATTGCAGACTGGGCCGTCGTGCCCAGCGGTTCAATGAACCCCACCCTCATCGAGGGCGACTACATCCTGATGAACCGGTTGGCTTATGGGGTGCGCGTACCGGCCACCACCGTCTGGCTCAAACGCGGCAGCGAGCCTCAACGTGGTGATGTCGTTGTCTTTTCCTCGCCCGAAGATGGTACGAAGCTCGTCAAGCGGCTGATCGGTCTACCTGGCGATGTCGTTGAAATGCGCGGCGAAGCGCTCTACATCAATCACCAGCGCACGGCCTATGCTCCGCTGCCAGACGTCGCACCCGGTACGTTGCTGCAGGCAACAGCAACGCTGCCGCACGAACTCTGGTCCGAAGCGCTACCCGGCCGAGAGCACACCGTGATGGTGTTGCCGGAGGTGCGTGCCCTGCGCAGTTTCGGTCCCATCACCGTCCCGCAAGACCACTACCTCATGCTGGGCGACAACCGCGACAACAGCCGAGACTCGCGTTATTTCGGCCTCGTACCGCGCAAGAACCTGATCGCCCGCGCTTCCCACGTGGCACTCTCATTCGATCCGGACCACTGGTACATGCCGCGCCTCGGCCGCATCGGCAAGCCGCTGGACTAG